Proteins encoded by one window of Elaeis guineensis isolate ETL-2024a chromosome 12, EG11, whole genome shotgun sequence:
- the LOC105061153 gene encoding binding partner of ACD11 1 isoform X4 → MSTRTVKVSNVSLNASEQHVEGYFSISGDIEYVEMRSADECSQIAYVTFKDSQGAENALLLSDAKIDGQSVVITAATDYQLPPAASDPQESHGGSRSSVLDKGFSLSKHAVKKAIIFAWKHGPRFSIGTQVPICGKSFNVGLEK, encoded by the exons ATGTCG ACAAGGACTGTGAAAGTCAGCAATGTTTCCCTCAATGCATCCGAGCAGCATGTCGAGGGGTACTTTTCCATTTCTGGAGATATCGAATATGTCGAGATGCGCAG TGCGGATGAATGCTCACAAATTGCATACGTCACCTTCAAAGATTCCCAGGGAGCAGAGAATGCACTACTTCTATCG GACGCAAAAATAGATGGTCAATCTGTCGTCATTACAGCAGCCACAGATTACCAATTACCTCCTGCTGCTTCAGATCCACAAGAG TCCCATGGTGGTTCTCGATCCAGCGTGCTTGACAAGGGTTTTAGCTTAAGCAAACATGCTGTCAAGAAAGCAATAATTTTTGCCTGGAAACACGGACCCAGATTCTCAATCGGTACTCAGGTTCCGATTTGTGGCAAGAGCTTTAATGTTGGCTTGGAAAAGTAA